One window from the genome of Streptomyces cadmiisoli encodes:
- a CDS encoding DUF488 domain-containing protein — protein MSVRVRRVYDRPEPDDGVRVLVDRLWPRGLSKDAAQVDEWPKALTPSTGLRRWYHTGEPSYEEFARRYEAELAEPEAARLLDGLRTTAGGTTLTLLTASKSPERSHAAVLARLLGT, from the coding sequence GTGAGTGTCCGCGTGCGCCGTGTCTACGACCGGCCCGAACCCGACGACGGCGTACGTGTCCTGGTCGACCGGCTCTGGCCGCGCGGGCTGTCGAAGGACGCGGCGCAGGTGGACGAGTGGCCCAAGGCGCTCACCCCGTCCACCGGGCTGCGCCGCTGGTACCACACGGGCGAGCCGTCGTACGAGGAGTTCGCCCGCCGCTACGAGGCGGAGCTGGCCGAGCCCGAAGCGGCCCGCCTCCTCGACGGGCTGCGCACGACCGCGGGCGGGACGACGCTGACCCTGCTGACCGCGTCCAAGTCCCCCGAGCGGAGCCACGCGGCGGTGCTGGCCCGCCTCCTCGGCACCTGA
- a CDS encoding FAD-binding dehydrogenase has product MDADVIVVGAGLAGLVAAHELTSRGRKVALVDQENAANLGGQAFWSFGGLFLVDSPEQRRLRVKDSFDLAWNDWQGSAGFDRLDDEDSWAVRWARAYVEFAAGEKQSWLTGHGISFLPTVGWAERGDLRAHGHGNSVPRFHVAWGTGTGVVEPFVRHAEQAARDGLLTFHHRHRVDELVIEEGAARGVRGTVLADDDSPRGVASNRDRTGDFELTAQAVVVTTGGIGADHDIVRRHWPERLGTPPARMVTGVPAYVDGRMLDISAAAGVRLVNRDRMWHYTEGIRNWDPIWPGHGIRILPGPSSMWFDALGRRLPAPCLPGYDTLGTLKHLRTTEDIAGHDHSWFILTQKIVEKEFALSGSEQNPDITAKDRRAFLRERVLGKGAPGPVAAFLREGADFVTAPDLERLVEKMNALTDKPLLDAAAIRGQIEARDLQIANPYGKDTQVQGLRNARRYIGDRLGRVATPHRILDPGAGPLIGVKLHVLTRKTLGGIQTDLDSRALGADGRPIEGLYAAGEVAGFGGGGVHGYNALEGTFLGGCLFSGRAAGRAAAQQTA; this is encoded by the coding sequence ATGGATGCGGACGTCATCGTCGTCGGAGCCGGCCTCGCCGGTCTGGTCGCCGCGCACGAACTCACCAGCCGGGGCCGCAAGGTCGCGCTGGTCGACCAGGAGAACGCCGCCAACCTCGGCGGCCAGGCCTTCTGGTCCTTCGGCGGGCTGTTCCTCGTCGACTCCCCGGAGCAGCGACGCCTCCGCGTCAAGGACTCCTTCGACCTCGCGTGGAACGACTGGCAGGGCAGCGCCGGTTTCGACCGGCTGGACGACGAGGACTCCTGGGCGGTGCGCTGGGCACGCGCCTACGTCGAGTTCGCCGCCGGGGAGAAGCAGTCCTGGCTGACCGGGCACGGCATCAGCTTCCTGCCCACGGTCGGCTGGGCCGAGCGCGGCGACCTGCGCGCGCACGGACACGGCAACTCCGTCCCGCGCTTCCACGTCGCCTGGGGAACCGGCACCGGCGTCGTCGAGCCCTTCGTCCGCCACGCCGAGCAGGCCGCGCGCGACGGACTGCTCACCTTCCACCACCGCCACCGGGTCGACGAACTCGTCATCGAGGAGGGTGCCGCCCGCGGCGTGCGCGGCACGGTCCTCGCCGACGACGACTCGCCGCGCGGTGTCGCCTCCAACCGCGACCGGACCGGCGACTTCGAACTCACCGCCCAGGCCGTGGTCGTCACGACCGGCGGGATCGGCGCGGACCACGACATCGTCCGCCGCCACTGGCCCGAGCGGCTCGGCACGCCGCCCGCCCGGATGGTCACCGGCGTCCCCGCCTACGTCGACGGCCGGATGCTCGACATCAGCGCCGCGGCGGGCGTGCGACTGGTCAACCGGGACCGGATGTGGCACTACACCGAGGGCATCCGGAACTGGGACCCGATCTGGCCCGGCCACGGCATCCGGATCCTGCCCGGACCGTCCTCGATGTGGTTCGACGCGCTGGGCCGCCGCCTGCCCGCCCCGTGCCTGCCCGGATACGACACCCTCGGCACCCTGAAGCACCTGCGCACCACCGAGGACATCGCCGGCCACGACCACTCCTGGTTCATCCTCACCCAGAAGATCGTCGAGAAGGAGTTCGCGCTGTCGGGCTCCGAGCAGAACCCCGACATCACCGCCAAGGACCGCCGGGCGTTCCTGCGTGAGCGGGTGCTCGGAAAGGGCGCCCCGGGCCCCGTGGCCGCGTTCCTGCGCGAGGGCGCCGACTTCGTGACCGCGCCCGACCTGGAACGGCTCGTCGAGAAGATGAACGCGCTGACCGACAAGCCGCTCCTCGACGCGGCCGCGATCCGCGGCCAGATCGAGGCCCGCGACCTCCAGATCGCCAACCCCTACGGCAAGGACACCCAGGTGCAGGGCCTGCGCAACGCGCGCCGCTACATAGGCGACCGGCTCGGCCGGGTCGCCACCCCGCACCGCATCCTCGATCCCGGGGCCGGACCGCTGATCGGCGTCAAACTGCACGTCCTGACCCGCAAGACCCTCGGCGGCATCCAGACCGACCTCGACTCCCGCGCCCTGGGCGCCGACGGACGGCCGATCGAGGGCCTGTACGCGGCGGGCGAGGTGGCCGGCTTCGGCGGCGGCGGTGTGCACGGCTACAACGCCCTGGAGGGGACCTTCCTCGGTGGCTGCCTCTTCTCGGGACGCGCGGCGGGCCGGGCCGCCGCGCAGCAGACCGCCTGA